A genome region from Leptidea sinapis chromosome 34, ilLepSina1.1, whole genome shotgun sequence includes the following:
- the LOC126975068 gene encoding uncharacterized protein LOC126975068 isoform X1 yields MTRNKKGLFVGKKNKEEQKPCNDTSSKTHASYITLEPVDLQPSANKTSKTPNYDTIQDVLLPMSSLSAQGPIVHSETTQENDGNEGAFITEMYNKESHFQPLSGWRIIDINYFLQKFQEKARHNDLFDCKSSNFCLVGERRHGLISIFKFECNMCKEICSISSENTKDTEHVDANIAATTGVVACGIGFSQIEELFSAINIPIFSTKFFNQMQNKLYKKWGETACETMEAAANKEKEIAIADGRTKNGYAVIDVYVDGAWCARSYGSHYKASSGAAAIIGRNTGEVLYFGVRNKYCLVCARAENKKTASQDHLCFKNFQGSSSSMEADIIVEGFKSSISMYGIIYGRMVGDGDSSTYSKILISNPYESQNLTVEKLECRNHILRNFCKKLRAVTTETKYILAHRKTLTNQKIMTMRKAIVKSITHHKASQSPKNVAISI; encoded by the exons aaaaccGTGTAACGATACGTCTAGTAAGACTCACGCATCTTATATAACATTAGAGCCTGTTGATTTGCAACCCTCTGCGAATAA GACATCGAAAACACCGAATTATGATACTATACAAGATGTACTCCTACCAATGTCTTCGTTATCTGCGCAAGGACCAATAGTACATTCTGAAACTACTCA AGAAAATGATGGAAATGAAGGCGCATTCATAACTGAAATGTATAACAAGGAAAGCCATTTCCAACCCTTATCAGGATGGcgaataattgatataaattattttttacaaaaattccAAGAAAAAGCACGCCACAATGATCTATTTGATTGTAAATCAAGCAACTTCTGCTTAGTTGGTGAAAGAAGACATGGACTGATTTCAatctttaaatttgaatgtaatATGTGTAAAGAAATTTGTTCTATTTCATCTGAAAACACCAAAGATACCGAGCATGTAGATGCTAATATAGCGGCAACCACTGGAGTTGTAGCCTGTGGTATAGGTTTTTCTCAGATTGAAGAGTTATTTTCAGCAATAAACATTCctatattttctacaaaattctttaaccaaatgcaaaataaactttataagaaATGGGGAGAAACTGCATGTGAAACAATGGAAGCCGCTGccaataaagaaaaagaaattgctATAGCAGATGGCCGGACCAAAAACGGGTATGCTGTCATAGATGTCTATGTGGATGGAGCATGGTGTGCCAGGTCATATGGTTCACACTATAAAGCTTCATCAGGTGCAGCAGCCATAATTGGCAGAAATACGGGTGAAGTTTTGTACTTCGGTGTCAGAAATAAATATTGCCTCGTATGTGCCCGAgccgaaaataaaaaaactgcatCACAAGACCACTTgtgtttcaaaaattttcagGGATCGTCTAGTTCAATGGAAGCCGACATAATCGTTGAAGGTTTCAAAAGCTCAATTTCCATGTATGGTATAATATATGGCAGAATGGTAGGAGATGGTGATTCTTCGACCTACTCTAAAATACTTATCTCAAATCCTTATGAAAGTCAAAATTTGACGGTTGAAAAATTAGAGTGCCGCAATCATATATTGCGCAATTTTTGCAAAAAGCTAAGAGCAGTCACCACAGAAACTAAATACATATTGGCGCACCGAAAAACCCTCACAAatcaaaaaattatgacaatgcGAAAGGCAATAGTGAAATCTATTACACATCACAAGGCCTCGCAGAGTCCTAAAAATGTAGCAATATCCATTTAG